The genomic DNA TTTTCTTTTAATGTTTCTTTTGTCATTATTATTCCTCATTCCAAGGTAAGTTCTCTAGAAAATCCAATACATCCTTTTCAAACACTTTTCTTGCTATTCCTACTGTGATCACATGCTTACTTTCTGGATACCAGTGTAAGGAAATGTCAGTATGCGCAAGTTTTTTTGCTGTCTCGTAGACACCATAAGGATCAATCATTTCATCTTGACCCGCTTGAGCCATGAATACTGGTTTTTGGATATCTGATAACTTACTTTCTGTTATTGCTGCTTGTTCTTGAATATCTGTTAATTGTTGCTGTACTCGTGGCCGAAAGCTTTCGACTTGTTGTTCGATCATCGACTCCGATTCACCGGCAATTTTCAAGATCTGGCGTACATAATTCTCAAAATTCTCCGGCACATGATTTTCTACTGGAGAAATTGGCGAACAAAAAAATCCGCCTCCTATCATCGGAAATTCTGATAATGCTCGGACTGCAAAAATCCCGCCCATCGATAATCCTAATACGGCGATGTCAGAAAATCCCTCATCGTAGAGAAACTGGATCGCTTGTTTCGTATCTTGCCACCACGTCTCAGCGTCCTGTTCTAAGATCTCATTTGGAGCAAGCGTGCCATGTCCTGTAAACATTGGGGCATAGACCGAATAGTTTGATTTCTCTAAAAAACGGGCTAACATCCGTACATCATTTGGACTACCTGAATACGCATGCAGTAAGAGGATTGCACGCTTCCCATGTTTTTCATAAATAGGTTGTGGTAGACTTTTCATTTTATTCACCTCATTAGCCTTATTTTACCATAGTTAGCAAATACCTTCTTATATAACGGTTCTTTTTCTATTCAACAAAAAAGGTCTGGGAGCATTTCGTTTCCCAGACCTTCTATTTTTTTGAACAATCGATGAACCATCCGTGTATCCTCAAAATCTAAATGAAGCAAATGATCACTTCTGATCATTGGTTTCGAACGATTTATTTAGAAGATAAAAATGCAAGTACGAATAACAGAATCATCCATACAGCGCCCATAACAGCTGTCGAGCGTTGCATTACTGCTTCAAATCCACGTGCTTTTTGCTTTCCGAATAATTGATCTGCGCCACCTGTAAATGCACTTGCTGCACTATTTTGTTTGCTTGGTTGCATCATGATCGCAATGACCATCATAATCGAGATGACAATGACGATCCCTAAAATAATATTATACATCAAACAGCCTCCTTTCTCAAAATATCGTCCTTCTAACTTTATCACATAACACGTCTTGTGACAACAGTGTTTCATAAGATGGCCGATGTTTTAAAGAACATTTCTTGGCTTTTTCACATCGATTTTTTTGCAGGTTCTGTGACAAACGATACCCCTGTATCCTCGTCTAAAATCAATGCTTATTTGATAACCATTGGCGCTTATTTACGCCAAACATCATGATATTCAGCTTTTCTCTCAAACTCCGCTTTTGCGTAGGGACATAACGGAATCACTTTTCTGCCAGTACGTCTGGCTACTTCCACTCCTGTAGCAACCAATTTTTCTGCTAATTTCTGTCCACGAAATGCAGGATCAACAAATGTATGATCAATGATCATAATATCAGGACCAGCATCCGACCACGTCATTTCTCCTATTTCGTTTTGTTCATCGTCCAATAACACTAAGCGATTCTTTTCTTCTTTGATTTCCATCATTTCACTCTCCCAACCCTAAAATAACGAACAGTTTCTTTATTCAATTTGATTTTACCAGTCCTATTTTTTTCAAACAATCATTTGTACTTATAGACCCACTCTTTGCTTAATGAATGAAAAAATCACTGTCCAGTAGGTCTCTGGATCTTTACTTACTGCTTCTAAATGTTCTGCTCCAGGCACTAGCAGTAAAGCTTTATCTCCTGCCGTGGCATTTTGGATCGTATAAGCTGCTTCCATCGGGACAAAATGATCATGTTCACCATGGATGATCAGAACGGGTAAATGATTGCTCCCTAACTGTCTCGTTGCTGATGCCTGTTTCAAAGAATAACCTGCATATTTTTGCGCGTAACGATTCGCATGTCGCATAATGATTTTTTTTGGAAAAACCGTCAATTTGCTTAACATATAACGAAATTCTGAATAAACGGATACAAAGCCGCTATCAAGAATCAATCCTTTGACAGCACTCGGCAACTTCTCTCCACTAGCCATCATGATCGTAGAAGCACCCATTGAGCCTCCATGTAAGATGATCTTAGCCTCTGGCTCTCGTTGCAAGATCTCATTGATCCAGAGTATCAAATCTAACCGATCCAACCACCCCATCCCAATGATCTCCCCTTCACTTTCTCCATGAGCACGCAAATCAGGGATCAAGACATTGAAGCCTTTTTCTGCATACTTTTTCCCGATATAAGACATGTCTTTTTTCCCTGTGCTGCGATAGTCATGGACACAGACTACCCATTTACCTTTGTTCGAATAAGTAGAGAACATTCTACCCTTCAATTTTAACCCCTCTTGACTTTTGGTCGTTATGGGTTCTCCTTGTTGCCAAAAATCTTCTGCTAGATCTTCTAAACGTTGGCGTTGTTCTTCGACTGTCGTCAAAGAGGCAGGGTCCATGAGTTGATGGCCTGTTTCTTCATACCAAGCATAACCACGTTGTAATCCAGTTTTGATCAACTTCTTTGCGTACAGATAAGCAATAAAATGATAACTACCGATCATTAATAACATAATTAATAAACTATAAAAAACAATCACTTGCATCCCACACTTTCTACTTGGTGATTGAAACAAAAATTCAAGTATGCTAAATGGTGCTCTATCTTTCTCCTACGTATTTCAACGTTCATTTCTATTGTACCACGTTCTATCAAAGAGACAGACAGTGAACCATTGATCTGCTGTAATTTTAAAGACCTTATTCCTTACAAACGATCTTTTTTTCCTACTTCTAACACTCATAAGAGATAATGAATTGTTTGCATAACATTTACATTCTTCATAAAAATAAGTATACTAATGCCGTGCATTGGAATCAAGGGTTGACCCCTTGGACTGGTTCGGAAACTTCCCAGGATAAAAAACTAAGTGTCTCTAAAGAAAGGAGATTGGAAATAATGCGAAAAGTTATTATTGATTGCGATCCCGGTATCGATGATACATTAGCGCTATTGTTTGCATTAAAATCACCAGAAATCGAAGTTGTCGCAATCACCACCGTTTGTGGAAACGTCCCCGTACATTTGGGAACTGAAAATGTGATCCGTTGTTTGGAACGTTGTGACCGTTTAGACATCCCTGTCTATCAAGGTTCTGCAACACCACTCAACACGCCATTTATCAGCGCTCAAGATACTCATGGCATGGACGGTCTAGGGGAAACGAACTTCCCATTAGTAACAGACAAACAAGCCGAAACGATCCACGCTGTTGATTTTTTAGCGAGTTATTTTGCTGAACAAAAAGATACTTCACTGATCGCGTTAGGGCCACTAACAAATATCGCTTCTGCTTTACAAAAGAATCCACAAATAGGCAAACACATGGATCGATTTGTTTCGATGGGTGGCACGTATAAAAGCCACGGCAATTGTTCACCTGTAGCAGAATACAATTACTGGTGTGACCCTGATGCCGCAGCTTATGTATTTGAACATCTTGGTCAAATGATTGAGATGGTTGGTTTAGACGTGACACGAGAAATCGTCTTTACACCAACGATCCTAGAATATTGTTGCCAACTCGCGCCCGAAGAAGGCAATTATTTAAAAGCAATCACACGCTTTTACTTTGACTTTCATTGGCAACAAGAACGCGTCCTAGGTTGTGTCATCAATGACCCTTTGGCAGTTGCGTATTTCATCGATGAACAACTATGCCAAGGATTCACTAGCTATACTGCTGTTGAAACACAAGGCATCAGCCGCGGACAAACCTTGGTTGATCGTTATGATTTTTGGCAGAAAAAACCAAACAGTCTAATCATGACAGATGTCGACACCTCTCTTTTTTTCCGGAAGTTTTTAGCCGTTCTTTTACATGCACAAGAAGAATTGATAAAAAATGATCTGGAAAGATTAAAGATAGGATGAAAAAAGATGACACAAAAGAAAATCACGACAAGAATGATCACAATCATGGCACTAAGTATCGGAATCAACTTTCTCGGTGGAACGATTGCTTTATGGCTCCGTTTACCGATTTATCTTGATTCGATCGGTACGATTTTTGCAGGAGCTTTACTCGGACCAATTCCTGGGGTTTTGACAGGATTAAGTAGTAGCTTACTTAGTGGCGTGACGATGGATATGTTCTCTTTGTATTATTCCCCGATACAAATCATCACTGGGTTATTAGCGGGGTTGATTTTACCACAGAAATTACAGGCCCAAGGTTTGAAGAGTAGACTTTCATTATTGGCATGGACGTTTGTCCTTTCAGCTCCTGGAACCATACTATCCTCGATCATCACGATCCAATTATTTGGTGGTATCACTTCATCAGGTTCAAGTACCATTGTCCAACTTCTTTATGGATTAGGACTAAACCAAGCTGTAAGTGTCACGATTGTTCAAGCAGCGACAGATTATTTAGATCGGCTGCTATCGGTCCTTGTCGTTTCACTCGTTGTGTTGAAATTACCAAACCAAGTAGTGGCAAAGACAAGAAATCGTTGATGAATATTTGTACTATAGCTAATCACTAAATGCAAAAACCCGAACGTCGAATCAGTTTCTCTCATCTCTATGAGAAGGAACTGATCCATCGTTC from Enterococcus mundtii includes the following:
- a CDS encoding alpha/beta hydrolase — encoded protein: MKSLPQPIYEKHGKRAILLLHAYSGSPNDVRMLARFLEKSNYSVYAPMFTGHGTLAPNEILEQDAETWWQDTKQAIQFLYDEGFSDIAVLGLSMGGIFAVRALSEFPMIGGGFFCSPISPVENHVPENFENYVRQILKIAGESESMIEQQVESFRPRVQQQLTDIQEQAAITESKLSDIQKPVFMAQAGQDEMIDPYGVYETAKKLAHTDISLHWYPESKHVITVGIARKVFEKDVLDFLENLPWNEE
- the secG gene encoding preprotein translocase subunit SecG produces the protein MYNIILGIVIVISIMMVIAIMMQPSKQNSAASAFTGGADQLFGKQKARGFEAVMQRSTAVMGAVWMILLFVLAFLSSK
- a CDS encoding GNAT family N-acetyltransferase, with amino-acid sequence MEIKEEKNRLVLLDDEQNEIGEMTWSDAGPDIMIIDHTFVDPAFRGQKLAEKLVATGVEVARRTGRKVIPLCPYAKAEFERKAEYHDVWRK
- a CDS encoding alpha/beta hydrolase encodes the protein MIVFYSLLIMLLMIGSYHFIAYLYAKKLIKTGLQRGYAWYEETGHQLMDPASLTTVEEQRQRLEDLAEDFWQQGEPITTKSQEGLKLKGRMFSTYSNKGKWVVCVHDYRSTGKKDMSYIGKKYAEKGFNVLIPDLRAHGESEGEIIGMGWLDRLDLILWINEILQREPEAKIILHGGSMGASTIMMASGEKLPSAVKGLILDSGFVSVYSEFRYMLSKLTVFPKKIIMRHANRYAQKYAGYSLKQASATRQLGSNHLPVLIIHGEHDHFVPMEAAYTIQNATAGDKALLLVPGAEHLEAVSKDPETYWTVIFSFIKQRVGL
- a CDS encoding nucleoside hydrolase, coding for MRKVIIDCDPGIDDTLALLFALKSPEIEVVAITTVCGNVPVHLGTENVIRCLERCDRLDIPVYQGSATPLNTPFISAQDTHGMDGLGETNFPLVTDKQAETIHAVDFLASYFAEQKDTSLIALGPLTNIASALQKNPQIGKHMDRFVSMGGTYKSHGNCSPVAEYNYWCDPDAAAYVFEHLGQMIEMVGLDVTREIVFTPTILEYCCQLAPEEGNYLKAITRFYFDFHWQQERVLGCVINDPLAVAYFIDEQLCQGFTSYTAVETQGISRGQTLVDRYDFWQKKPNSLIMTDVDTSLFFRKFLAVLLHAQEELIKNDLERLKIG
- a CDS encoding ECF transporter S component encodes the protein MTQKKITTRMITIMALSIGINFLGGTIALWLRLPIYLDSIGTIFAGALLGPIPGVLTGLSSSLLSGVTMDMFSLYYSPIQIITGLLAGLILPQKLQAQGLKSRLSLLAWTFVLSAPGTILSSIITIQLFGGITSSGSSTIVQLLYGLGLNQAVSVTIVQAATDYLDRLLSVLVVSLVVLKLPNQVVAKTRNR